The nucleotide sequence caaaaaattttctagattgcttcaaccttctactttacaattacatacagacataagaaaaaaataattttaggtagtcaggaaaaattattttctttatgggacaccggtgttccaatcgtccttaaagggttaaatcaaaATCAAGTTTGACTGTTTCAAACTTAGAAAAATGTTGCCTCCACCAAtatactatttaaaattttattactattgCAGTGAAATGATATGAAAAATTCTTAGGAATGTAAAGCCTTTTGTGCGTCAAATTGAAGATATTTCCAAGTACTTGATGAAGTGTTTGAGTGGCTCAAACTACTCAAACAATACCGGAAAGCTTGTCAACAAACACACATTCAACTAAAGAGTGTTCCCCTATTTGCATATCAATAGCTTTaggaattttgttaaaattgcaattaaagtATTACAGCTGTTTTCTTTTCGTGATCGatgtaataaattttttccaacttctctttcttcattttctttggTCTTTTTGCAGCAATTTCAAGAGTGTTTTCAATTTGGGGCTTATACGGTTAATCTGCGGCAGATGGTACTAATTTTCTCTATACCTCATCATGGCAGAAGTGAGTATAAAATTGGTGGATTATTTTGATTCGTATGATTCTGATTAGCTGTACTTCCTGCTGAAGTAGTTGTTTTAGAGATTTGTGTTGGCTTTCTCATAGAAGCCGGATTAAGTGATAAGAACAGCAGACAAATAGTTTAATTTCTAACACAATTGTGTTATCATTTTTTTAGGGGGTCACAGCAAAAGTATTTCGGTGCTTCTGTGACTGTTCTGAACTCACAGAGAAGGAGATTCAGGACATTGTGATGGGACGTACAGATCTCGTGTTTGATGATCCTAAAGTCAAGCAAATGTTCAGAGCCTATATGGAAAAGTTCCATCCATCCCGACATACTGGTTCCTACAAGAAAAATCCCATGTGCCTCAGATACCTCCTTTGCTATGAAATCAGCCAGGAAGTGCTGTCTTTGCATCCCAGTGAGAGAATGGATTATGACAGGACAGAAGAACTTTTGAACAATTGTCCAAGTTATGCTTGGGAAAAGATTATTTACAAAGCCATTACAGATGAAAATCATCCGCTAAAGCTTGAGGAATTTCTTCAGCAATTTATGCTAGAGGTCAAAAGGAGCTTTGAGGAGGACACAAATGAATACTACGCCTTATTCAAGGAAGAATTAATGAAGAAGCTGCAGCAGAAGTGATCTCAACGTGATATAGTCTCAAGACACCAGAAATTGCTTTTATTCCCATTCACAGAGAATTATGTGAGCTTCATGATAAGAAATAAAGAATTTGCCATTTTGTTGAgaagattttgcatttttactgttcgaacagAAAGgtttatattctctaaagttttttttttgttttttcaaagaGTGAATAACacctttagggtaagtgtgccaaattccggccagcttgcaatttcggccacattttttgttcgtcgaatttccatgaattttcagttttacagattatactatgcaaaaaataacaaaaaatgtctcatcgacaaacaagatgatttgaaaaagacattggtagaattccggaaggacaaggaactgtaagaatgaagatggccggaataggccaccaatgcaatgtctacatttttattcattttaaaacgtagtaaaaatgattttaaagaaaataaagatgataaactgtctacaaagttccagggaacactccttaagaagtaataaaataattcaattagtattaaaaatattacatttcaaacttaaaactttaacgcttgcatgcaactatgccgaaatttggcacacttaccctactttatTTTCAGGTAAAGTAGctcaaattttcctaaaaattttctaaaaattctccATAAATCCTTTTCCACATCGATTTTCATGATTTCAAATTTATCATGAAGAGAAGATTTCCACTAAaacttataaaacatttttaaaaggtttttagtggaaattcttgtaaaaaaaGGTATTATTTTGAAAGTTGAAAGCTTGCTAAAGACATCAAGAagactttgcggaatgctcgaactcacgtgCTTACTGAAATCAActtaattcataaatcacaaaagcatttcaaaatcacaaATTGGTAAAGTAGAAATTGGTAAAAATCTTAATGATGTTCCTTAGGTacacttatggggggggggtcctccgaagatTCAAAGTTCGCATCTCCTACCGTTTCGCCTCTAGATGGGTAACAAGTTTACGGGCAGAAAaggatatttaaaaaagattgaTCATTTACAGGTACTTAATCGATTAATTACATTTTCCGACTGACCaaatcgggttggaaatttcaagaccctTCCAgcaaatccaaatttaactaaatcggaTTTAACTAAATCGGAGACCGTCTAAAGTAGTAAAACTTTTcccttcaaaaatttaatatggcGATATTTTTtaaggtcataggtatgtttgggcgaaatgtttgcctggaccacttttaaaacatattcaaaaataaaagaaatcgtagaagc is from Phlebotomus papatasi isolate M1 chromosome 1, Ppap_2.1, whole genome shotgun sequence and encodes:
- the LOC129798939 gene encoding uncharacterized protein LOC129798939, with product MAEGVTAKVFRCFCDCSELTEKEIQDIVMGRTDLVFDDPKVKQMFRAYMEKFHPSRHTGSYKKNPMCLRYLLCYEISQEVLSLHPSERMDYDRTEELLNNCPSYAWEKIIYKAITDENHPLKLEEFLQQFMLEVKRSFEEDTNEYYALFKEELMKKLQQK